The DNA window TGCGGGCGCACGCCGCGGCGCCGGAACTGCCGCCGCTGGTGTTCTCCGGGCCCGGCCCGTTCCCGAGCACCGACCGCACCTTCCACATCGGCTACCTCACCGACGTCGATTTGCAGGGCGTGGTCGCGGGCGCGGGCGCGCTGGTGCTGCCGTCGCGGGACGAGGGCTTCGGCCTGCCGGTGCTCGAAGCGATGGCGTGCGACGTTCCCGTGGTGTGCACGGACATCCCCGCGCTGCGGGAGGTCTCCGGCGGTTTCGCGCGGCTGGTTCCCTACGCCGACGACGAAGCGCTCACCGAAGCGTTGCGCGCGGCCGTGTCGGAACCCGCGGTGGCCGGAGACTCGGCCGCGCGGCGGGCGCACGCGGCGGGCTTCACGTGGCGCCGCTGCGCGCAGCGGACCGTCGAGGCCTACCAGCGCGCCGCTTCCTGACGGCCATGCGCGGGAACCCGGCTCAGGACTGGTGCGCGAAGTAGTCCTTCAGCGCTTCTTCCCAGTGGCGCAGCGGGGCCAGCCCGGCGGCGCGCCATTCCTCAGTGGACAGTACGGAGTACGCGGGCCTCGGCGCCGGGCGCGGGAAATCGGCCGTGGTGCACGGGCTCACCCGCGAAGGATCGGCGCCGAGTTCGGTGAAGATCGCCCTCGTGAACCCGAACCACGTCGTTTCGCCGCCCCCCGTGCAGTGCAGGACGCGCGAAGCGGGCCCGTCACCGGCGGCCACGCGCGCGGCGAGTTCGAGCAGCGCGCCCGCGAGGTCGCCCGCGTACGTCGGAGAACCCCGCTGATCATCCACAACGGACAGTTTGTCGCGCTCCTTTTCCAAGCGCACCATGGTTTTCACGAAGTTCGACCCGGTGTCGCCGTACACCCAGCTGGTGCGCACGATCCAGGCGGACGCGCCGGAGCCGAGCACCGCGTCCTCGCCCGCCGCCTTCGTCCGCCCGTACGCGCTGCGCGGGCCGAGCGGCGCGTCGACCGGGTACGGCTCGGTCGCGTCGCCGGAGAACACGTAGTCGGTGGAGACGTGCACCAGCGGCACCCGGCGCGACGAGCAGACGGCGGCCAGCACCCTCGGCCCGTCGGCGTTGATCGCGAACGCCCGGTTCTCGTCGGTCTCCGCGGCGTCCACCGCGGTGTAGGCGGCCGCGTTGACGACCACCGGCGACCGCCCGGCCGCCGCGGCGCTTTCCGCGAGCGTCGAAACGGCTTCGAGCACCGAACCGGTGTCGGTGAGATCGAGCTCGGCCGAACCGGGTGCCCGCACTTCCACCGCCTCCGAAGCCCGGCTCGCGAGCGCGCGGCCGAGCTGGCCGCTCCCCCCGGGCACCAGGACGGAAATGCCTGCCATTCCTCAGCCTCCAGCCACGGCGGCCCGGCCCTTCAGCGGCTCCCACCATGCTCGGTTTTCGGTGTACCAGCGTACGGTCTCCGCCAGCCCTTCGGCGAACGGAACGCGCGGCGCGTAGCCCAGTTCCGTGCCGATCTTGGCGATGTCGACCGAATACCGCCGGTCGTGGCCGAGCCGGTCGGTGACCGGCTCGACCCGGTCCCAGCCCGCGCCGACCGCCGCCAGCAGGCGTTCGGTCAGCTCGCGGTTCGTCAGCTCGGTGCCACCGCCGATGTTGTAGACCTCGCCGGGACGGCCGCCGTCGGCGACGAGCTGGATACCGTGGCAGTGATCGTCCACATGCAACCAGTCACGGACGTTGAGGCCGTCGCCGTAGAGCGGCACGGTGCCGCCGTCGAGCAGGTTGGTGACGAACAGCGGGATGACCTTCTCCGGGAACTGGTACGGCCCGTAGTTGTTCGAGCACCGCGTGACGCACACCGGCAGGCCGTGCGTGCGGTGGTAGGACCTGGCGAGCAGATCGGACGACGCCTTCGACGCCGAGTACGGCGAATTCGGCTCCAGCGCGTGCTCCTCGGGCCACGAGCCCTCCGCGATCGAGCCGTACACCTCGTCGGTCGAGACGTGCACGAACTTCCCCACCTCGGCCAGCAGCGCCGCCTGCAGCAGGGTCTGCGTGCCGAGCACGTTGGTGAGCACGAAGTCCGCGGCGCCGGTGATCGAGCGGTCCACATGCGACTCCGCGGCGAAGTGCACGACGAGGTCGACGCCCGCCATCAGGCCGGTGACGAGTTCCGCGTCGCAGATGTCGCCGCGCACGAACTTGTACCGAGGATCGTCGGCGACCGGCGCGAGGTTCGCTTCGTTCCCCGCGTAGGTCAGCTTGTCGAGCACCACGATCTCGGCGTCGGCCAGCGCCGGGTACGCGCCGGACACGGCCTGACGCACGTAGTGAGACCCGATGAACCCGGCGCCTCCGGTGACCAGCACGCGCATTTCGCACTCCTCCTAGTGGGATCCCTGGGCAGTGTGCCACGAAACGGTGGACAACCTCTCCAGCCCACAAACGTCATACAAGGGGGACAGTAAAGTGGTCCCTTGACCAGGGGTGTGCGTCGGGGACCGGACAGCCGCAGGACAACGCTGCCGAAAAGGGCACAAGGGTGGGCTGGGAGGAGGGGCGCGTGAGCGACGAATGGCCGCCGCCCCCTATTCCTTCACCACGTAGGGGGCACGGGATGCGGGTGTTCGCACTGCGCGGGGGCAAGGTGCTGATCAGCCTGGTGTCCGCGGTCGTGGTGGCACTGGCCTGCTACGGCTGGCTGTTCATCGGTGACGTCAACGAGGGCCTCGCGACCACGAACGTGTTCGGGAACGACGCCCCGGAAGCGAAACCGCTCGACGGCGCGGTCGACATCCTGCTCGTCGGCCAGGACAGCCGCACCGACAACCAGGGCAACCCGCTGCCGCGCGAGGTGCTGGACATGCTGCACGCCGGCGAGTCCGACGGCGAGCGCCAGACCGACACGATGATCCTGGTGCACATCCCGCAGGACGGGAAGAAGGCCGTCGCGATCTCGTTCCCGCGCGACTCGTACGTCGAGATCAACGGCGGGTTCGGCAAGCACAAGCTCAACAGCGCCTACGTCTACGCCTACAACGACAAGTCGAAAACCCTGCAGCAGCAAGGTGTTTCCGACCTCAAGCAGGTCGACGAGCAGGCGAAGCTGGCCGGTCGCAAGAACCTGATCACCACGCTCGAACAGTTCATCGGCAAGCCGGGCATGATCGACCGCTACGCCGAGGTGAACCTGTCGAGCTTCTACGAGATCACCAAGGCGCTCGGCGGCGTGCAGGTGTGCCTCAACGGGCCGATCAAGGAGCGCAAGTCCGGCGTCGACCTTCCGGCGGGGCAGCAGGAACTGCAAGGCGTGCAGGCGCTCGCCTTCGTGCGCCAGCGCTACGACCTGCCCAACGGCGATCTCGACCGGATCGCGCGCCAGCAGGCGTTCCTGTCCGGGCTCGCGCGCAAGGTGCTCTCCCCCGACGTGATCGCGAATCCGGCGAAGATCGGCGACGTGATCGCGGCGGTCAAGAAGTCGGTCGTGCTCTCCCAGGGCTGGGACCTGCTCGAGTTCGCGGAGCAGATGCGCGGGCTCACCGGGGGCAACATCGAGTTCCGCACGATCCCGACGGCCGGTCTCGCGAACATCGGCGGCGCCGACGTGGTGCGCGTGGACCCGGCCGCGGTGCAGGCGTTCGTGACCCAGCTGGCCGGCGACGGGCAGCCGACGGCGACGACGCAGGGGCAGGCCTCCCCGCCCGGCGCGAGCGCGGTCACCGTCGACCTCTTCGACGGCACCGGCTCGGCGGCGACCGGTGCCGCCGCCAGGACGCTGTTCGTGAACAAGGGTTTCCGCGACGGCGGCATCACCCACATCTCCGCGCGGGCGAGCACGCTCGTGCGGTACCACCCCGGCGACGAGGCCGCGGTGACCGCCGTCAAGCAGGTGCTCGGCACGTCCGCGCAGACCGAGCCGGACAGCGACGTGGCCGCCGGTCACCTCCGGGTGCTGCTCGGCAAGGACTACCGACCGCAGTCGGCGTCCAGCCCCTCGACCGCGACCTCCCCGCCGTCCTCGTCGGCCCCGCCGTCGTCGTCTTCGTCGTCCTCGTCGTCCTCGTCGTCGAGCAGCGGTTCGGCGCCGCCGTCGGCCGAGCACAAGATCACCGCGGGCGGAGTGCCCTGCGTCAACTGACGCGCCGACTCACGAGTGCGGGCCATCGGCCCACCGCATAGGCTCTACGGTGGGCCAACAGGGAACAGACGGGGAGCGAACACGCGTGGCTGAGGGTTCAGGCGACGACGACGAGCGGGCGGAGGAGCGGTGGCTCCCGTCACCGCATCCGCGCAGCGCGCCCGCCGAAGCGCCACCGGACCCGTTCGGCGACCCGGTGCCGCTGCCGCGCAAGCACACGGGAGCGAAGATCACGCGACGAACGTTCGTGGCGCTACTGTCCGTGATCGCCCTCGTGGCGACCGGCATCGCATACCTGACCTACGACAACCTCAAGAGCAACGTGCACACCACCGACGCGCTGGGCGACGGCGGCGACCCGGACGCCCCGCCCGCCGACGACGGCGCGACGGACATCCTCCTCGTCGGCACCGACTCGCGCGCGGACATGCAGGGCAACCCGCTGCCGCTGTCAATGTTGAAATCCTTGCGCACGGAGGAAAAAGCCGGGATCAACACCGACACGATCATCATCCTGCGGCTGCCGAAGGACGGCGGGAAGCCGTCCGGCGTCTCGATCCCGCGCGACTCCTGGGTCGACATGCCGGACGGCAGCCAGTCGAAGATCAACTCCGCGTTCGGCACCGCGAAGACCGCCGCCGCGGCCAAGCTGCGCCGCAACGGTGAGACCGATCAGGCGAAGGTCGAACGGGATTCCGACCAGGAGGGCCGGAAGGCGCTCCTGAAGACGGTGCAGGACTTCACCCAGATCCGGATCGACCACTACGCCGAGGTGAGCCTGCTCGGGTTCTACCTGCTGACCGAAGCCCTCGGCGGCGTGCAGGTGTGCCTGAAGCAGGCGACCGAGGACAAGGACTCCGGCGCGAACTTCCGCGCGGGCGTCCAGACCGTGTCCGGCGGCGAAGCGCTCTCGTTCGTGCGGCAGCGCAAGAACCTGCCGCACGGCGATCTCGACCGGATCGTGCGCCAGCAGGCGTTCCTTTCCTCGGCGCTGCACCAGGTGCTCTCCGCGGGCACGCTGACCAGCCCGTCGAAACTGGGCCAGCTCATCGATGCCGTGCACCGTTCGATCGTGCTCGACCCCGATCTCGACATCCTGAAGTTCGCCGAGCAGGCCAAGGGGATCGCCTCGGGCGACGTCGGGTTCAAGACGATCCCGGTGGTCACCATCAACGGCCGCAGCCCCGACGGGACGCAGAGCATCGTGCAGGTCGACCCGCCTACCGTGCGGCAGTACGTGGCGAGCCTCGTCGGACGGGCTCCGGCGCCGCCGGTGCAGCCGCCGGCGGGCGGTGGCGGCGCGCCGGGCGGCGGGCGGGCACCCGCGCGCCCCGTCGCCGAGGTGACCGCGCCGCCGGGGGTCAACTGCGTCTATTAGCGTGGTAGGCGTGAGCCTGACCGAGTACCTGCTTCGCCCGCTGCTGCGTTCTTCCGCCGCGCGCCCGCTGATCACGCACTACGACGACGCCGCGGGCAGCCGGATCGAGCTGTCCGTCGCCACGACGGCCAACTGGGCGGCGAAGACCGCGAACTGGCTGGTCGACGAGATCGACGTCGAGCCGGGTGACGACGTGGTGGTCGACCTGCCCTCGCACTGGCAGACCGCGGGCGTGCTGCTCGGCGCGTGGTGGTGCGGCGCGAACGTGGTGCGCGCGTCGGACGACGCCAGGATCGCCTTCGTCGCACCGGGCGCGGGTCCCACCGGCGCGCAGGCGACCGCGATCGTCGCGCTGGACCCGCTCGGCCGCGGGCTCGGCACCCCGCCGACGGACGGTTCGCTCGACTACCTGAACGAAGCGCGGCTCGCCGGCGACGACTTCAGCCCGCTGCTCCCGATACCTGGCGACACCCCGGCACTCCAAGGGTCCACAGTGGACGAAGTGCTGGCGGCGGCGAAGGAGTCGTCACTGTCGCGAGAGGACCGTGTTCTGTCCACACTGGACTGGACCGTGCCGGACGGGGTGCTGGCCGGCTTGGTCGCGCCGCTGGCCGCCGGCGCGCACCTGGTGCAGGTGACGTCGGCGGCCAGGCTGGACGCGCACCGCGAAGCGGAGCGGACCACGGTCGAGCTCTAGACGAGCACCGGTTCGGCCAGCTTCTGCTCGCGCTTGCGCCAGAAGAGCAGGTGGTCGAGCGAGATCCGCCCGCCGTTGAACCCGAGCGCCAGCCCTGCCAGCGCCAGTACCAGCACCAGTTCGTAGCCGCCCTGCCCGGTCAGCCCGTTGTCGACGTGCACCGACAGCAGCGCGCCGATCCCGACCACCGCGTAGCCGACACCGACCAGCGGCAGCAGGAACCCGGCGATGAAGGCGACCGAACCGAGGAGTTCCACGGTCATCGCGAAGAGGGCGGCGACCGTCGGCAGCGGCAGCCCGGTCTTGGCGAACATCGCCGAGGTGGCGTCCAGCCCGTTGTCCCACTTCTGGAGTCCGTGCGCGATGAACACCACGGCGACTCCGATGCGGGCGAGCAACAGGGTCACATCCTGAACCCGTGCGTACATCGATTAGCTCCCGAAAATAGGTGAAAGTTCAACTTACTCTCACCACGGTAAGCGAAAACCGGGTTCACTCCCCGCTTCCGAGCGCGATCGACAGGTTACCGACAGGAACGCTACGACACTGTTAGCTACGGCCGGTGCCGGTGAAGCCGTACCACAGGATGCGCAGCAACCGCCGCGCGTCCGCGGCGTCCGCGCTCGCGATGGCGGCGGCGCTCACCAGCGCGAGCACATCCGCGACCGTCAGCTCCGGCCGGACCACACCGGTGTCGCGGGCCCGCGTGAACAGTTCCGCAGCGGTCGCGCGCATCGACGCGTGCCACTGCTCGAACAGCGCCGTGCGACGCCCTTCGGGGTCTTCGGTGATCGCCGCGGCGAGCGCGCGCTTCGTCGCGATGTGCACGACGAAGTGGCCGAGCCAGTCGAACAGCGCGTCGGCCGCCGTGGGGTCGTTCACGAGCGCGGCGCCCTGGCGGCCGAGCGCGGCCACTTCCTCGGCGTAGACGGCGACGAGCAGGTCGCTCCTCGTCGGGAAGTGCCGGTAGAGCGTGGCATTGCCGACCCCGGCGCGCTTGGCCACGTCGTCGAGCGGCGCGTCCGGCCCCCGCTCACCGAACAACTCCCGTGCCGCCGCAAGCACCGCATCGACGTTCTTCGCCGCATCCGCCCGCATTGTTCGCCCCTCGCTCAAGTGGGGAGTTCCCCGGTACAGTGGCCAGCTTACCGGGGAACTCCCCACTTAGCATCGGGAGCTGCGATGAACGTCGAAGACCGCTTGCACATCATGGAGCTGATCGCCCAGCACGGTCACTTCGTCGACGACGGCGAACTCGACCGGTTGCACGAGGTGTTCACCGAAGACGTCGTGTACGACGCCTCCGACTACGGCATGGCGCCGATCGAAGGGCTCGCCGCGCTCCGCGCCGCCGCACTGGCGCTGGGTGACCGCAACCCCGTCGCCCACCACGTCACCAATATCGTCGTGACCGAACAGGACGGTCGCGTTTCCGCGCGCGCCAAGGGAATCGGCGTCATGGCGAGCGGCACCTGCGGCAGCGTGACCTACCAGGACACGGTCGTCCGCGGCCGGGACGGCTGGCGGATCAGCCATCGCAGGCTCATCGCCCGGCGAGCCCCGCTCGGCCGTTGACCCACGCTTCCGTCGCGCGGTGCCCGTTGAGCCCGACGACCTGGAAGTGGTCGGGGTCGGTCCAGGTGATCCCACCGAGCCGGGCGAGCGCGAGGTTGATCGCCCACTCCCCGACCGGCGGGCAGCCGCCGTCGTCGTCCACGGCGACGTGGACCGGGCCGAATTCGACCGCACCGCCCCGCCACACGATCGAAGCCTGCCCGCCGTCGCCACCGAAGAACTCGGCCTCGCAGTAGGCGACCGGCCCCGCGCGGGAGGCGCCGGCCGCGAGTTCGGCAACGGTCGACGTCAGCCCGTCGAAGATTTCTTCGTACGGCCGGTAGGAACACGGCCCGAGCGCGGCTCTCAGCCTGCCGGTCAGCGGGATCATCGCGAAACCGTGCTTGAGTGGAACGACGGTCAGCCCGGCGATCGCGCGGGCGGCCTCGTCGAACACGTAGCGATCAGCGGCAATGAGCGCCTGCAAGCTGTAGGCCATGCCTTCGATCATGCCGTGCCGGACCGGTCCCGGGTCAGGGGTCAAGCGGGCAGGATTCGGCCTGGCAAACGATTACTGAGCGCTGTCAAGATCGACGGGCGGCATCCTCTCAACCGGTCAACCGAACTCTCCGTATTCGAACTCGTTGCCCGAAGCCAACTCTCGGTAGTCCACTGTGGATTTCGTTATCGCACCGCGCTGATCCGGAGGCGGACGTAGTCGACCACCGGTTCGGGAAGGCGTTCCACCACGGCGTGTACGAATGGCCGCCGTTCGGCCGAAGGAAGGTCGCGAAGGTGCGCCGCGAGCACCACCGTCGCCAGGAAGGCTTCGAACTGCTCGCCTGCCTCGAGCCGCGCCGGATCGGGCACCAGGCCGACCTGGATCTCCCGGAAACCCGCCGCCCGCAGGCGAGTTCGCGTCTCCTCCACTCCGGCGAAGTTCCAGATCCCGGCGCCGTCGTCCGCGCCGATCGCGGTGAGCGCGGCCCGGATCGCCGTCACGTTCCCGAAACCACCGGCCTCGGCGACGAACTGCCCACCGGGGCGCAGCACCGAAGCGACGTTCTCGAAGAGCCGTGCGTGATCGGGGATCCAGTGCAGGGTAGCCACGCTGACCACCGCGTCGACGGGTTCGTCCAGCGGTAGCGGATCGCGGAGATCGGTTCGCACGACGTCGACCCGGTCGAGGTGGTCGGCGAGGCGCCCGGTGAGGCGGTCGAGCATCTGCTGGGATCCGTCGACGGCGACCACTCGCCCGTTCGGCAGCCGCTCCAGCAGCTGTTCGGCGTCCCTTCCGGTGCCGCACCCGAGATCGAGCACCGTTTCGCTCCCGGTCAGCGCGAGCCTGCCGACCGTGGCGGGTCCCCATCGCTTGTGCGGCAAGGGAAGCGCGTCATAGGCGCGCGCATCCCACTCGAGCAGCTCCATCGCCATCACCCCCGTTTCGTCCAGACAGCGCATTCTACGGCAATCTCCCAGTATGCGGAACAAAGCGACCATATCGTGGGAGCAGCCCGTAACACCTCCACTCGGCGGCACGACTCGCAGGGAACCGGAAACACCGCCACGGAGGAGCAGCCATGACCCACACGCCCACACCGCCGGTGACGCGCGGGCGAAGACGCTGGCCGTGGCTGGCAGGCGCCTTGGTCGTGGCCGCCGCCGTCGCCGTGGCCGCCGTCGTCATCCTGTCCGACGAGCCGACTTCTTCCCGGAGCGGGAAGATCACCGGCTCGATGAAGATCAATTGCGTCTCGTCCTGCACCGGATACGGCGACATCCGGGACGGCGCGCAGGTGATCCTCTACAACGAAAAGAACGAAGTGCTGGCAATAACCCAACTGGCACTGGGCACCGTGACCACCGAATCGACTGGCGAACGAAGCTATTCGTTCACGTTCACCCACGCGCCGCGCGGGCACAAGCAGTACGGGGTGCACGTCGGCAACGACAACCGCGGCGTGATCTGGAAGAGCGAATCCGAGGCTTTCGACGGCGGGTTCGCCATCAGCATCGGTTGAGCAACGGCACCACGACGATTCAGCGCCACCCGGTAGCACCGCTCATGATCGACACGTCCCACCGGCATGAAGCGGCGGCGCGGTAACCCGTTCACGAACCCGTGGCGGGTCATGGTGCTGCTTGTCATCGGCCCGTGCACCGTGATCGTGACGGCGCTGCTGCTGTGGTTCGGCGGCTACCAGTACCTGTTCACCTCCGACGGAATAGATCCCCAGAACGGGCGGATGATCGTGGTGCAGCCGCCCCGGATCCACGGCGCAGAGAAAATAACCCACTGGTGCGACGAATACGCCGAAGCCGGACGGAAATCCGATCCTTGGTACCGGCGGAACTGCACTTGATCCCGTATCGAAAAGATCTCGCGCGTTAACACCGCGACTCCTGACCGCGACCAGCAGTCAACCGCATCTCAGGAGGAACGCGTCATGCCGGAACGCAAACCCACGACCGGTGCCTACATCGCGGTGGGAGCCGTGGTCGTCCTCGGCATCATCGGCACGCTGGCGGGAAAGAGCGAAAAGCCCGCACCGTCCACATCCACCACCTCGCCCACGTATTCGGCTTCGCCCCTGACGACTTCGCAGCCCGCAGCCGTGAACACCCAGGCGAAGAGTGCGACGGTCCCCGACGTGTCCGGAATGGACCACCAGTCCGCGCAGGACACCATGCAGGCGGCCGGGTTCTACAACCTCCGCGAGGTCGACGGCACCGGCAAGGGCAGGATGCTGCTGGTCGACCGCAACTGGGTCCAAACAGGACAGTCACCGGCCGCGGGCACCGTCGCACCGACCGACACGGTGATCACCCTGACCGCGATCAAGTACACCGACAGGTAGGTGCCGCCATGAAGATTCCCAGTCGAAGAACCGTCACGATCGCTTGCGTCGCGGGCACCGGGTTGCTGTTGACGGGCATCGTGGTCACGGTGGCCCTCCTGGTGCCGGGCCGGTCGATTCCTGGTGCCGCGTTCGCGCCCAGTGCCACGGCCGAGCCCGTCGTGATTACTTCGTCCAGTAGCGACACCCCGACGCCCACCCCCAGCACACCGTCCATCCCGTACAACCCAGCCCCGAAGGCAAGCGACTTCAGCTTCAAGGCGAAGGTGACCGAGAAGAAGTGCTTCGGCTCCGCGGGTTGCAGCGTGCGCTACACCCTCGCCGATTTCGACTACCTGGGCGTTCTTCCGCTCGACCCCGCCAAACCGTGCACTGTCATCTACGAGGTCACCGGTGGAGAGGACGGAACTGAAACCGGCTCGTTCACCGTTACCGGATTGTCCGTCTCCTTCACCGAAAAGAGCACTGTGAGCACGAAGACCTCGAAAGCGACCATCTCGGTGAGACCGGTCGATGTGCTCTGCAGGTGATCACTTCGAAGCGGCGCTCCTGCCCAGTGACCGGTCCGCCGCCGTGAGCGCGAAGAGCAGTACGCCGAGCACGAGCATGAACCACGTCAGGTTGTGCATGCCTCCGGTGTCGGCGCGGTGGCTGAAGAAGGCGCCTTGCGCGGCCGAGGCGATGATCGCGCCGAGGTAGCCGAAGGTCCGCAGCAGTCCCGATGAGGACGCGATGCGCTCCGGATCCGATTGGCGGTACACCGAGTTTTGGAGCGCGAGGTTGTTCAGTCCCTGCGGGACACCGAACACCAGCGCGACCAGTACCAGCAGCCAGATCGGGCTGGTTTCGTGCAGTGCCAGCATAAGTCCACATGCGACTATCTGCCCCGCGGCGCCGAGGAGAAGCTTGCCGCGCGGCTGCTCACGCCGCCCCGTCGTGATCGAAACGACGATCGCGGTGGCGAACACCGGGAACTGCAGCAACCCCGCCATCGAAGCGGACAGGCCGCGCCCCTGTTCCATCCACTGGGTGTAGCCGTAGACGAAGACGTAGGACCCGGTGAACGCGAGCAGCGCACGGACGTAGGTAGCCAGCAGCGGCAGATTTCCCGCCAGCACCCGCACATCGAGGAACGGATCCGCGACGCGTCGTTCCCACAGCACCAAGACGATCGCCGCCGCGACGGTGATCGCGAGCAGGTACCAGGACTCGGCGCGCGGGTTCATCAGGAACAGCAGCAGCGAAACCAGCATCACCGCGAAGACGGCCATACCGGTGAAGTCCAGCGACGCCTTGCCCTCACGGCGTTCCGTGCGCGGCAGCCGCCACACACCGAGGACCAGGCAGACGAGCGAAAGCGGGATGTTGACCGCCAACGTGGTGCGCCAGCCGCCGAGGCCGATCAGCAGACCGCCGAGCGAAGGCCCGATCACCGCGATCGTCTGCGTGGCCACCGCGAGCGCCGTCAGCACTCCGGCCGGGCTGTCCCGTCCAGTGCGTTGCGCCTCGCGCCTGGTCAACGCCATCGCGGCCGGATATCCCGCGCACGTGCCGAAACCGAGCACCACCCTGGCGGCGATGAGCACGCCGAGGTTCGGCGCCAGCATGCCGAGCACACCGGCGATCCCGGTGAGCCCCGCCCCGGCGAGGTACAGCGGCCGCGGCCCGTAGAGGTCGACGAGCCGCCCCACCACCGGCTGCCCGATCGCGGTGGCCAGGTACAACGCGGACACCAGCCACGCCGTCCGCGCGGGCGGCGCCCCGAACGCGACCCCGATCGGCACCAGCGACACCGACAGGATCGACGAGTTCACCGGGTTGAGGACGGCCCCGAGCATCATCGGCAACAAGAGCCGCCGATCGAACCCGCCCCGCTCCCGGCGCGACGACCTGACCACGACCTTGCGCAACGCCGTCAGTGCCGTCAACACCGGCTCAGCCGCTCCGTGGTCCCATCCATGCCCACCACGATGAACTCTTCAGTCCAAACTGTCAAGTTTGGACTGAAGAGATGGTCTGGTCAGTCTTGCCTGTTAACACATCCGCGGCGCGGCGCGACCTCCAGATGACCAGACAGGAAGGAAGGGCCATGACCAGTACCGAGCGCACGATGCACGATTTCGTGGAATCACGAGACGTCGGCAGCCCGTCCATCGAGACCCGGCTGACCCACTGGATAGCCGAGCCCGCGGAAGCCGACCTCACCGCGGATCAAGCCCTGCTCAGGGAAATCCTGATCCAGCAGCTGGCCGCGCGCAAACACCTGCTCGTACTCGCGGTGATCGCCGTCGTGTTCTCCATCCTCACGGCGATCTGCGCGATCGTGATAGCCGTCCAAATAGGACACGTCAGCAGCCGCAGCTCATCGAGCAGCAGCTACTCCTCGTACTGCACGCTGCACGACTGCTCCTAGCGGTGCCGCCACGCCAGCGAGGAGAGGTTTACCGCGGCTTCGGCGACCCGGCGCGCGGTGTCGGTCAGCAAGCCGTCCAGCGCGCTGTCGATCCACTGCTGCACGAGCTGCGCACCGGTGTCGCGATACTCGACCGCCTGGAGCAGCATTTCGAGCTTGTCGGCATCTTTCGCGCACCGCGATTCCGGCGTCTCGCGCGCTTCGTATTCATCGACAGCCGCGCGCACGACGTTCTGCGACGCGAGCGGGAGCCCGCTTGTCTGGTCACCCGTGATCTGCCGAGGATCAGGCTTGGTCAGGTACCCCGCGACCGTGCGCGGCAGATCGCCGGTGCGCGTCTCCTG is part of the Amycolatopsis sp. CA-230715 genome and encodes:
- the rfbD gene encoding dTDP-4-dehydrorhamnose reductase, with product MAGISVLVPGGSGQLGRALASRASEAVEVRAPGSAELDLTDTGSVLEAVSTLAESAAAAGRSPVVVNAAAYTAVDAAETDENRAFAINADGPRVLAAVCSSRRVPLVHVSTDYVFSGDATEPYPVDAPLGPRSAYGRTKAAGEDAVLGSGASAWIVRTSWVYGDTGSNFVKTMVRLEKERDKLSVVDDQRGSPTYAGDLAGALLELAARVAAGDGPASRVLHCTGGGETTWFGFTRAIFTELGADPSRVSPCTTADFPRPAPRPAYSVLSTEEWRAAGLAPLRHWEEALKDYFAHQS
- the rfbB gene encoding dTDP-glucose 4,6-dehydratase yields the protein MRVLVTGGAGFIGSHYVRQAVSGAYPALADAEIVVLDKLTYAGNEANLAPVADDPRYKFVRGDICDAELVTGLMAGVDLVVHFAAESHVDRSITGAADFVLTNVLGTQTLLQAALLAEVGKFVHVSTDEVYGSIAEGSWPEEHALEPNSPYSASKASSDLLARSYHRTHGLPVCVTRCSNNYGPYQFPEKVIPLFVTNLLDGGTVPLYGDGLNVRDWLHVDDHCHGIQLVADGGRPGEVYNIGGGTELTNRELTERLLAAVGAGWDRVEPVTDRLGHDRRYSVDIAKIGTELGYAPRVPFAEGLAETVRWYTENRAWWEPLKGRAAVAGG
- a CDS encoding LCP family protein: MRVFALRGGKVLISLVSAVVVALACYGWLFIGDVNEGLATTNVFGNDAPEAKPLDGAVDILLVGQDSRTDNQGNPLPREVLDMLHAGESDGERQTDTMILVHIPQDGKKAVAISFPRDSYVEINGGFGKHKLNSAYVYAYNDKSKTLQQQGVSDLKQVDEQAKLAGRKNLITTLEQFIGKPGMIDRYAEVNLSSFYEITKALGGVQVCLNGPIKERKSGVDLPAGQQELQGVQALAFVRQRYDLPNGDLDRIARQQAFLSGLARKVLSPDVIANPAKIGDVIAAVKKSVVLSQGWDLLEFAEQMRGLTGGNIEFRTIPTAGLANIGGADVVRVDPAAVQAFVTQLAGDGQPTATTQGQASPPGASAVTVDLFDGTGSAATGAAARTLFVNKGFRDGGITHISARASTLVRYHPGDEAAVTAVKQVLGTSAQTEPDSDVAAGHLRVLLGKDYRPQSASSPSTATSPPSSSAPPSSSSSSSSSSSSSSGSAPPSAEHKITAGGVPCVN
- a CDS encoding LCP family protein, which produces MAEGSGDDDERAEERWLPSPHPRSAPAEAPPDPFGDPVPLPRKHTGAKITRRTFVALLSVIALVATGIAYLTYDNLKSNVHTTDALGDGGDPDAPPADDGATDILLVGTDSRADMQGNPLPLSMLKSLRTEEKAGINTDTIIILRLPKDGGKPSGVSIPRDSWVDMPDGSQSKINSAFGTAKTAAAAKLRRNGETDQAKVERDSDQEGRKALLKTVQDFTQIRIDHYAEVSLLGFYLLTEALGGVQVCLKQATEDKDSGANFRAGVQTVSGGEALSFVRQRKNLPHGDLDRIVRQQAFLSSALHQVLSAGTLTSPSKLGQLIDAVHRSIVLDPDLDILKFAEQAKGIASGDVGFKTIPVVTINGRSPDGTQSIVQVDPPTVRQYVASLVGRAPAPPVQPPAGGGGAPGGGRAPARPVAEVTAPPGVNCVY
- a CDS encoding TIGR03089 family protein; translated protein: MSLTEYLLRPLLRSSAARPLITHYDDAAGSRIELSVATTANWAAKTANWLVDEIDVEPGDDVVVDLPSHWQTAGVLLGAWWCGANVVRASDDARIAFVAPGAGPTGAQATAIVALDPLGRGLGTPPTDGSLDYLNEARLAGDDFSPLLPIPGDTPALQGSTVDEVLAAAKESSLSREDRVLSTLDWTVPDGVLAGLVAPLAAGAHLVQVTSAARLDAHREAERTTVEL
- a CDS encoding DoxX family protein — protein: MYARVQDVTLLLARIGVAVVFIAHGLQKWDNGLDATSAMFAKTGLPLPTVAALFAMTVELLGSVAFIAGFLLPLVGVGYAVVGIGALLSVHVDNGLTGQGGYELVLVLALAGLALGFNGGRISLDHLLFWRKREQKLAEPVLV
- a CDS encoding TetR/AcrR family transcriptional regulator, which translates into the protein MRADAAKNVDAVLAAARELFGERGPDAPLDDVAKRAGVGNATLYRHFPTRSDLLVAVYAEEVAALGRQGAALVNDPTAADALFDWLGHFVVHIATKRALAAAITEDPEGRRTALFEQWHASMRATAAELFTRARDTGVVRPELTVADVLALVSAAAIASADAADARRLLRILWYGFTGTGRS
- a CDS encoding nuclear transport factor 2 family protein: MNVEDRLHIMELIAQHGHFVDDGELDRLHEVFTEDVVYDASDYGMAPIEGLAALRAAALALGDRNPVAHHVTNIVVTEQDGRVSARAKGIGVMASGTCGSVTYQDTVVRGRDGWRISHRRLIARRAPLGR